In the Telopea speciosissima isolate NSW1024214 ecotype Mountain lineage chromosome 2, Tspe_v1, whole genome shotgun sequence genome, one interval contains:
- the LOC122650022 gene encoding transcription factor bHLH53-like gives MALSFCSNWATLQQLTPEMSSFQQRQGELARQVLGMYDNIVAAPPNTLVDPLFDPDDFLYTDNYASLPYFSPSPSPFVSLSPEFYPSYDFDYCDYSKRQKSFEDLYYTDFTPNCFDGYGLNSYPVPDFLPEIAFPTTEIPNPPVYSNGSVDNMKPNGVGSSAQSVAARQRRRKITEKTQELAKLIPGGNKLNTAEMFQAAFKYVKFLQAQVGILQFMGSIQEGKDESNVEGLGVLASPRIQEKLYLEEKCLVSKGLIETLTKDQGIKSNPMIAKGLTKLIQSEYP, from the exons ATGGCATTGAGTTTCTGTTCCAACTGGGCAACACTTCAGCAACTAACTCCAGAAATGAGTAGCTTCCAACAAAGGCAAGGAGAGCTAGCAAGACAGGTTTTAGGCATGTACGACAACATTGTTGCTGCACCTCCAAACACTTTGGTTGATCCATTATTCGATCCTGACGATTTCCTCTACACAGACAATTATGCTTCCCTTCCatatttctctccttcccctagCCCATTCGTCTCCCTCTCACCTGAATTTTATCCAAGTTATGATTTTGATTACTGTGATTACTCAAAACGTCAGAAAAGCTTTGAAGACCTCTATTACACTGATTTCACACCCAATTGCTTTGATGGGTATGGACTGAATTCTTATCCTGTCCCTGATTTCTTGCCGGAAATTGCTTTTCCGACTACCGAAATTCCAAATCCACCGGTTTATTCGAATGGCAGTGTTGATAACATGAAGCCCAATGGTGTTGGATCGTCAGCGCAGAGTGTTGCTGCCAGGCAGAGGCGAAGGAAGATCACTGAGAAGACTCAAGAGCTTGCAAAGCTTATTCCTGGTGGGAATAAGCTTAACACTGCTGAGATGTTCCAAGCTGCTTTCAAATACGTGAAGTTTTTGCAGGCCCAAGTCGGAATTCTTCAATTCATGGGGTCAATTCAG GAAGGTAAAGATGAGAGCAATGTGGAAGGATTAGGAGTTCTTGCATCTCCAAGAATTCAAGAAAAGCTCTACTTGGAAGAGAAGTGTTTGGTTTCAAAAGGGCTTATTGAAACTCTAACAAAGGATCAGGGGATCAAGTCAAATCCAATGATTGCGAAAGGTCTCACTAAGTTGATCCAATCGGAGTATCCGTAA